Proteins found in one Polyangiaceae bacterium genomic segment:
- a CDS encoding FHA domain-containing protein, with amino-acid sequence MVEFSLNVSGPRGARSLPLTNGARVGRSADCAIVLDHPAVAPAAAEFSFDGSTAQVASLGGVVALNQARLNGAHSLQHGDELKLGPFRISITAVPAPHEGIDGGQPISQSNRHSASGPFAAGPYAPVPVAPGAPPPPPKPPLALVRVDIRSRLGTGDGEHAVTQSLVDRGFTQREAAELIEQERAWLRQDTRRRGVRDIVLGALAMSGALGWFTMLMFSVLIPNVAFVLIPLGVFGGAWMILRGILRVVLPIRSYEPS; translated from the coding sequence ATGGTGGAGTTCTCGCTCAACGTAAGTGGCCCGCGCGGCGCCCGCAGCCTGCCGTTGACCAACGGCGCTCGCGTTGGCCGAAGTGCCGACTGCGCGATCGTGCTCGACCACCCTGCGGTGGCTCCGGCGGCGGCGGAGTTCTCTTTCGACGGCAGTACCGCGCAGGTCGCGTCCTTGGGTGGCGTGGTCGCGCTGAATCAAGCGCGACTGAACGGCGCGCACTCACTCCAGCACGGCGACGAGCTCAAGCTGGGCCCCTTCCGCATCAGCATCACTGCGGTTCCAGCACCGCACGAAGGCATCGACGGGGGTCAGCCTATTAGTCAGTCCAACAGACATTCTGCCAGCGGTCCCTTCGCGGCGGGCCCCTACGCGCCGGTTCCGGTGGCGCCGGGCGCGCCTCCCCCACCCCCAAAACCTCCGCTTGCACTGGTTCGCGTGGACATCCGTTCGCGCCTCGGGACCGGAGACGGAGAGCACGCCGTCACGCAGAGCCTGGTGGACCGCGGCTTTACTCAGCGTGAGGCTGCGGAGCTGATCGAACAAGAACGCGCTTGGCTTCGCCAAGATACCCGCCGGCGCGGCGTGAGAGACATCGTGCTTGGGGCGCTCGCGATGTCGGGCGCCCTCGGTTGGTTCACGATGCTGATGTTCTCGGTGCTGATCCCGAATGTGGCGTTCGTCTTGATCCCCTTGGGAGTGTTTGGCGGGGCCTGGATGATCTTGCGTGGGATCTTGCGAGTCGTGTTGCCGATCCGCTCTTACGAACCGAGCTGA